The Tepidamorphus gemmatus sequence GCTTCCCGGGCATTGACCCGCTGGGCGAGCGAAGCTTCCATGAACATGTCGAGATCGCCGTCCAAGACCGCCTGGGGATTGGTGCTCTCGACGCCCGTGCGCAGATCCTTGACCAGCTGATAGGGTTGCAGCACGTAGGATCGGATCTGGTGCCCCCATCCGATGTCGGTCTTCGAGGCAGCTTCCGCCTGCGCCTTCTCCTCGCGCTTCTGCAGTTCGAGCTCATACAGTCGCGATCGCAGCATCGCCCAGGCGGTGGCGCGATTCTTGTGCTGCGAGCGCTCATTCTGGCAGGCGACGACAATACCGCTGGGAATGTGCGTCAGGCGCACGGCCGAGTCGGTGGTGTTGACGTGCTGGCCGCCGGCGCCTGAGGAGCGGTAGGTATCGACCCGGACGTCCGACTCCTTGATGTCGATCTCGATCGAATCGTCGATGACCGGATAGACCCAGACCGATGCGAAGCTGGTGTGGCGGCGGGCGCTCGAATCGAACGGCGAAATCCGTACCAGCCGGTGGACGCCGGATTCAGTCTTCAGCCATCCGTAGGCGTTCGGCCCCTTGATGAGCAGGGTCGCCGAGCGGATACCGGCCTCTTCCCCCTCATTGTAGCCGATTTCCTCCACCTTGTAGCCGTGCGCTGCTGCCCAGCGGCTGTACATCCTGAGCAGCATCGCTGCCCAGTCCTGACTTTCGGTACCACCGGCGCCGGCATGCACTTCGAGATAGGTGTCGTTGCGATCGGCCTCGCCGGAGAGGAGCGATTCAATCTGGCGCTTCTGCGCCTCGCGATGCAGCTCGCGCAGTGCGGATTCCGCATCAGCGAGGACGGACGCCTCGTCCTCCGCCTCGGCAAGCTCGATCAGGCCGATCGTGTCGGCGAGCTCGCCCTCAATCCGCGCCACGACGTCGGTCGCGTCCTGGAGCTGCTGACGCTCGCGCATCAGCGCCTGCGCCATCTCGGCGTTCTCCCACAGCGACGGATCCTCGGCGCGGTGGTTCAGCTCCTCCAGCCGTGCGAGCGCGTTGTCCCAGTCAAAGATGCCTCCTTAGCAGGCTGATCGACTGACGAATCTCGTCGACCAGCTGCTGATGTTCTGCACGCATGTGTCAGGTTTCCGTTTACGGGTCGATGCGGCGTCAGTACAGGCCGCCGGTTCCGGTGCGAACCGCACGATCGGCTTCCGGGGTCACGGCGGTCGGCTGCCCGAACTGATCCTGATATCCGATCACGGAATAGCTGTCAGGCGGAACCTGGCCGGGCTTGAACGCCTCCAGAATTACGTTGGTCTCGTTCGGACCGGCCCGCAACCCTGTGGCCGGATTGATGCGCACCAGCTGGATGCCGGGCGGCACGCGGAAGGGAATCGCCGGCTTGTCTGCAAGCGCCTCCTTCATGAAATCCCTGAAGATCGGCGCCGCCAGCTGGCCACCCGTCATGCCGCGGCCGAGCGGCTGCGGCTGATCGTAGCCGACATAGACGCCTACGGCCAGATCGGGCGAGAACCCGACGAACCAGGCATCCTTCTCGTCATTGGTGGTACCGGTCTTGCCGGCGAGCGGCTTCTCGACCTCGCGGACGACGGTCGCGGTACCCCGTTGCACGACTCCCTCGAGCATCGAGATCATCTGATAGTCCGTATACGGGTCCAGCACCTGTTCGCGGTTGTCGATCAGCTGCGGCTCGTCCTGGCCGGTCCAGGCCTGGGCCGTGCAGCCCTCGCAGATGCGCTGGTCATGCTTGTAGATGGTCCGGCCGTAACGGTCCTGGATGCGGTCAATCAATGTCGGGGTGATCTTGCGGCCGCCATTGGCGATGGTGGCATAGGCCGCCGTCATGCGCAGCACGGTGGTCTCGCCGGCGCCGAGCGCCATCGGCAGATAGGGCAGCATGTCGTCATAGATGCCGAACCGCCTCGCATATTCCCTGATCAGCGGCATGCCCATGTCCTGGGCGAGACGCACCGTCATGACGTTGCGCGACAGCTCGATGCCGCGACGGAGGGTCGAGGGACCGTAGAACTTGCGACCGTAGTTCTGCGGACGCCAGATCTTTCCGCCGGAGACGATCTCGATGGGCGCGTCGAGCACGACGCTGGACGGAGAATAGCCGTTGTCGAGCGCGGCCGCGTAGACGAAGGGCTTGAAGGCGGATCCGGGTTGCCGCATCGCCTGTGTTGCGCGGTTGAACTCGCTTTCGGCGAAGCTGAAGCCGCCGACAAGCGCGAGGACACGGCCGGTATGGGTGTCCATCGCCACGATCGCGCCGCTGATCTTGGGAACCTGCTGGAGGTCGAACTCGCTCGCGCTGTCGCCGACCGGCGAGACGTATACAACATCGCCAGGTTTCAGCACCTGCGCGGCCGACTTGATCGGCTTGCCCTTCTCGGGACCGACGGCCCACCGCGCCC is a genomic window containing:
- the prfB gene encoding peptide chain release factor 2 (programmed frameshift), with amino-acid sequence MRAEHQQLVDEIRQSISLLRRHLDWDNALARLEELNHRAEDPSLWENAEMAQALMRERQQLQDATDVVARIEGELADTIGLIELAEAEDEASVLADAESALRELHREAQKRQIESLLSGEADRNDTYLEVHAGAGGTESQDWAAMLLRMYSRWAAAHGYKVEEIGYNEGEEAGIRSATLLIKGPNAYGWLKTESGVHRLVRISPFDSSARRHTSFASVWVYPVIDDSIEIDIKESDVRVDTYRSSGAGGQHVNTTDSAVRLTHIPSGIVVACQNERSQHKNRATAWAMLRSRLYELELQKREEKAQAEAASKTDIGWGHQIRSYVLQPYQLVKDLRTGVESTNPQAVLDGDLDMFMEASLAQRVNAREAATA
- a CDS encoding penicillin-binding protein 1A, which encodes MLLRFLGFLFTLGVILFVVVSAAVAYVLWQVSEDLPDYASLREYEPPVMTRVHAADGQLVAEYAKERRLFIPIQAVPSTVINAFLSAEDKNFYSHFGLDLVGIGRAALENIEALLSNSNRSLVGGSSITQQVAKNFLLTNEKSYERKIKEALLALKIENAFTKDQILELYLNEIYLGVGAYGIAAAALIYFDKSVDALTIPEAAYLAALPKAPNNYHPFREPERALERRNWVIDRMEENGFITADQAIEARNTPIEVKLRPTGPRLQAADYFVEDVRRTLYQLYGESGLYEGGLSVRSTLDPKLQVLARRVLVKGLVDYDRKRGWRGPIETVELSGDWGLAVGKIEPLYDVAPWRLAVVLKTDDEGAVIGLRPDKLPSGRFSEDRKVGRIPTDKLTWARWAVGPEKGKPIKSAAQVLKPGDVVYVSPVGDSASEFDLQQVPKISGAIVAMDTHTGRVLALVGGFSFAESEFNRATQAMRQPGSAFKPFVYAAALDNGYSPSSVVLDAPIEIVSGGKIWRPQNYGRKFYGPSTLRRGIELSRNVMTVRLAQDMGMPLIREYARRFGIYDDMLPYLPMALGAGETTVLRMTAAYATIANGGRKITPTLIDRIQDRYGRTIYKHDQRICEGCTAQAWTGQDEPQLIDNREQVLDPYTDYQMISMLEGVVQRGTATVVREVEKPLAGKTGTTNDEKDAWFVGFSPDLAVGVYVGYDQPQPLGRGMTGGQLAAPIFRDFMKEALADKPAIPFRVPPGIQLVRINPATGLRAGPNETNVILEAFKPGQVPPDSYSVIGYQDQFGQPTAVTPEADRAVRTGTGGLY